In Candidatus Roseilinea sp., one DNA window encodes the following:
- the rpmG gene encoding 50S ribosomal protein L33, protein MASKKKGNRIVIKLKSTESGHFYLTEKNRKNDTARLELRRYDPFVRRHVIYKEEK, encoded by the coding sequence ATGGCCAGCAAAAAGAAAGGTAACCGGATCGTGATCAAGCTGAAGAGCACCGAGAGCGGCCATTTCTACCTAACCGAGAAGAACCGCAAGAACGACACGGCGCGCCTCGAACTTCGTCGCTACGATCCGTTCGTGCGCAGACACGTGATATACAAAGAAGAGAAGTGA
- a CDS encoding MFS transporter, whose product MKRPRVVAVTAAIMLSLFLASMEVTIVGTAMPTIVSQLGGLAVYSWVFSAYLLASTTTVPLYGKLSDLFGRRPVYFFSIALFLLGSLLAGSAASMTQLILARAVQGLGAGGILPLAFTIIGDMFSLERRAKIQGLFSGVWGISSIIGPWIGGFLVERVGWQWVFYINVFPGLIAAALFGFGWREVQVHSPRAVRVDFAGAALLSAGIVLLLLGLFDLGSVQGMSLVGASVILFALLIVVERRAADPILPIALFHDRLFLVSCLHGVLVGMAIFGSASYVPLFAQTILRATATAAGASLTPQMLSWVVASIICSRLLLHVGYRALAVFGMVMAIAGAALVLVAGVARSAPPLLVGMGLTGAGMGFSIPAFMIAVQSAVRRDKLGTATSTLTFSRNIGGTLGVSIMGVILSTGVSAALAGSGTALDGLSMDALLERGAERGAVLLDDPILVSALAQALQGVFLFSLVTAIVGLLVSTFAPRGNVQQLEAQRVAEQISAEAIVGASTPQPASGTSAAPAARRL is encoded by the coding sequence ATGAAACGCCCTCGCGTCGTCGCTGTGACTGCAGCAATCATGCTCAGCCTCTTTCTCGCCTCTATGGAAGTCACCATCGTCGGCACGGCCATGCCCACCATCGTCAGCCAACTTGGCGGCCTAGCGGTGTACAGTTGGGTTTTCTCGGCTTATCTGCTGGCTTCCACGACTACCGTGCCCCTCTACGGCAAGTTGTCGGATCTGTTCGGTCGCCGGCCGGTGTATTTCTTCTCCATCGCCTTGTTCCTCCTTGGTTCGCTCCTGGCCGGATCGGCGGCCAGCATGACCCAGCTCATCCTCGCCCGTGCAGTGCAGGGGTTGGGCGCGGGCGGCATTTTGCCGCTGGCCTTCACCATCATCGGCGACATGTTCTCGCTGGAGCGCCGGGCCAAGATCCAAGGCTTGTTCAGCGGCGTGTGGGGCATCTCGTCCATCATCGGCCCATGGATCGGTGGCTTTCTGGTGGAGCGTGTCGGTTGGCAGTGGGTGTTCTACATCAACGTGTTCCCAGGCCTGATCGCGGCAGCGTTGTTCGGATTCGGATGGCGCGAGGTGCAAGTGCACTCACCGCGGGCGGTGCGCGTAGATTTCGCCGGCGCGGCATTGCTCAGTGCGGGCATCGTGCTGTTGCTGCTCGGATTGTTCGACCTGGGCAGCGTGCAGGGGATGTCGCTAGTGGGAGCTTCGGTGATCCTCTTCGCCTTGCTGATCGTCGTCGAGCGGCGCGCGGCAGATCCGATCCTGCCGATCGCATTGTTTCATGATCGCCTCTTCCTCGTGTCGTGTTTGCATGGCGTGCTGGTCGGCATGGCGATCTTCGGGAGTGCTTCGTATGTGCCGCTGTTCGCGCAAACGATTCTGCGCGCTACGGCCACTGCCGCGGGCGCGTCGTTGACGCCGCAGATGTTGAGCTGGGTCGTGGCCAGCATCATCTGCAGCCGGCTGTTGCTCCACGTCGGCTATCGCGCGCTAGCCGTGTTCGGCATGGTCATGGCCATCGCCGGTGCGGCGCTCGTGCTGGTCGCCGGCGTCGCGCGCAGCGCACCGCCGCTGCTGGTCGGCATGGGCCTGACCGGTGCCGGCATGGGCTTCTCTATCCCCGCGTTCATGATCGCCGTGCAGAGCGCCGTGCGTCGCGACAAGCTGGGCACGGCCACATCCACGCTGACCTTCAGCCGGAACATCGGTGGTACGCTCGGCGTGAGCATCATGGGCGTGATCTTGAGCACCGGGGTGAGCGCTGCCCTGGCCGGGTCCGGCACGGCCTTGGATGGCCTGTCTATGGACGCCCTGCTGGAGCGAGGCGCGGAGCGTGGGGCGGTGCTCCTGGACGATCCTATCTTGGTGTCGGCGCTGGCGCAGGCGTTGCAGGGTGTGTTCCTCTTTTCGCTCGTGACGGCGATCGTCGGATTGCTCGTTTCCACCTTTGCGCCGCGCGGCAATGTGCAACAACTCGAAGCACAGCGGGTGGCGGAGCAGATAAGCGCTGAGGCAATCGTCGGTGCGAGTACGCCACAACCCGCATCGGGCACATCTGCCGCACCAGCGGCGCGGCGGCTCTGA
- the fhs gene encoding formate--tetrahydrofolate ligase produces MAIPSDLEIAQAAKLQPILDIARNIGLTEDELELYGRYKAKVHLSVRDRLRDKPNGKYIVVTAITPTPLGEGKTTTTVGLSQALHYVGRKVFTCIRQPSMGPTFGIKGGAAGGGYAQVVPMEDFNLHLTGDIHAVSAANNLLCAAIDSHLYHGNALGIDEATIMPRRVVDINDRALRNVRIGLGKPEDGPTRDTGFDISVASEVMAILALTTSIEDMRARFGRMVVALNKDGGMITAEDLKVAGAMTVLMKDAIMPNLMQTLEGSPVFVHAGPFANIAHGNSSIVADQIALKLADYVVTESGFGADMGMEKFMDIKCRVSGLRPDCVVMVATVRALKMHSGLGKVVLGKALPKEFTEENLPALEAGCANLVKQIQNARLFGVPVVVAVNAFATDTPAELELIREKAIAAGALGAYVSNVWAKGGAGGVELAEAVIAACAQPKDFRFLYPDQAPIKAKIETIATKVYGAAGVAYSPEAETKIEAYTRLGFDTLPICMAKTHLSLSHDPALLGAPTGFTLPVRDVRASVGAGFLYPLCGDMRTMPGLSKHPAFEKVDFVDGKVVGLF; encoded by the coding sequence ATGGCCATTCCATCTGACCTCGAAATCGCACAAGCTGCCAAACTACAACCCATACTCGACATCGCGCGCAACATCGGCCTGACCGAAGATGAGCTCGAGCTCTACGGTCGTTACAAAGCCAAGGTGCACCTCAGCGTGCGCGACCGGCTGCGCGACAAGCCGAACGGCAAATACATCGTCGTCACCGCCATTACTCCCACCCCGCTCGGTGAAGGCAAGACGACGACTACGGTTGGCTTGTCGCAGGCGCTGCACTACGTGGGCCGAAAGGTCTTCACGTGCATTCGCCAACCCAGCATGGGGCCGACCTTCGGCATCAAAGGCGGCGCTGCCGGCGGTGGCTACGCGCAGGTTGTGCCGATGGAGGACTTCAACCTGCATCTCACCGGCGACATCCACGCCGTGAGCGCAGCCAACAACCTGCTGTGCGCAGCGATTGACTCACACCTGTATCACGGCAACGCGCTCGGCATTGACGAAGCGACGATCATGCCGCGCCGCGTCGTGGACATCAACGACCGCGCGCTGCGCAACGTGCGCATCGGCCTGGGCAAGCCGGAAGACGGCCCCACTCGCGACACCGGCTTCGACATCAGCGTCGCCAGCGAAGTGATGGCCATCCTCGCGCTGACCACGAGCATCGAGGACATGCGCGCACGCTTCGGCCGCATGGTCGTGGCGCTCAACAAGGACGGCGGCATGATCACCGCCGAAGATTTGAAGGTGGCCGGCGCGATGACCGTGCTTATGAAGGACGCGATCATGCCCAATTTGATGCAGACGTTGGAAGGCTCGCCGGTGTTCGTACACGCCGGCCCGTTCGCCAACATTGCGCACGGCAACAGCAGCATCGTGGCCGACCAGATCGCGCTCAAGCTGGCCGACTACGTCGTCACGGAGAGCGGCTTCGGTGCCGACATGGGCATGGAGAAATTCATGGATATCAAGTGCCGCGTGAGCGGGTTGCGGCCGGATTGCGTGGTGATGGTCGCAACCGTGCGCGCATTGAAGATGCACAGCGGACTGGGCAAGGTGGTGCTGGGCAAGGCGCTGCCGAAGGAGTTCACCGAAGAGAACCTACCGGCGCTCGAAGCCGGCTGCGCCAACCTGGTCAAACAGATTCAGAACGCGCGGCTGTTCGGCGTGCCCGTGGTCGTGGCCGTCAACGCCTTCGCAACCGACACGCCGGCAGAACTCGAGCTGATTCGCGAGAAGGCCATTGCTGCCGGCGCGTTGGGCGCATACGTCTCGAACGTGTGGGCCAAGGGCGGCGCCGGTGGCGTCGAACTGGCCGAGGCCGTCATCGCCGCGTGCGCACAGCCGAAGGACTTTCGGTTCCTCTACCCCGATCAAGCTCCGATCAAGGCCAAGATCGAGACCATCGCGACAAAGGTCTACGGCGCAGCCGGCGTCGCATATTCGCCCGAAGCCGAGACAAAGATCGAAGCTTATACACGGCTGGGCTTCGACACGCTGCCGATCTGCATGGCTAAGACGCACCTGTCGCTCTCACACGATCCGGCGCTGTTGGGTGCGCCGACCGGCTTCACCCTGCCGGTGCGCGACGTGCGCGCCTCGGTCGGCGCCGGCTTTCTGTATCCGCTGTGCGGCGACATGCGCACCATGCCCGGTCTGAGCAAGCATCCGGCATTCGAGAAGGTGGACTTCGTGGATGGGAAGGTCGTGGGGTTGTTCTAA
- a CDS encoding type 11 methyltransferase — protein sequence MSDLIQRIQAALQSGEAAKRGAHFLVGHALHALPASLRRWLYRGTQHYCPLCSSDLSTFLKLHRDFFAFCPVCWSLQRHRLIWLFLQQQSLLSNHVPLRLLHIAPEPALAAKFRAIAHIRYISADLHDPRAMERMDINDIRHPAGAFDATLCSHVLEHVADDRRAMRELHRVLVSGGWALILAPAREGPTIEDPTIKDPNERERRFGQHDHVRIYGYTDLMQRLRNAGFNVEVYTSEQVASPRDVQRFGLSPSERLWLCWKE from the coding sequence GTGTCCGACCTGATCCAACGTATACAAGCAGCGCTGCAGTCGGGCGAAGCTGCCAAGCGCGGCGCACATTTCCTGGTTGGCCACGCATTGCATGCGTTGCCGGCTTCGCTGCGCCGATGGCTCTATCGCGGTACGCAACATTACTGCCCGCTCTGCAGCAGCGATCTCAGCACCTTTCTGAAGCTGCACCGCGACTTTTTCGCATTCTGCCCCGTATGCTGGTCGTTGCAGCGTCACCGTTTGATATGGCTATTCCTGCAACAGCAAAGTTTGCTGTCGAATCACGTTCCACTGCGCCTGCTGCATATCGCGCCAGAGCCGGCGCTCGCCGCAAAGTTCCGCGCCATCGCTCACATCCGTTATATCAGTGCTGATTTGCATGACCCGCGCGCGATGGAGAGAATGGACATCAACGACATCCGCCATCCCGCCGGCGCGTTCGATGCAACACTTTGTAGCCACGTATTGGAGCACGTCGCTGATGATCGCAGAGCGATGCGTGAGTTACACCGCGTGCTCGTGTCCGGAGGCTGGGCCCTCATCCTTGCGCCGGCGCGCGAAGGTCCGACCATTGAAGACCCCACGATCAAAGACCCAAACGAACGCGAGCGCCGGTTCGGCCAGCACGACCACGTGCGCATCTACGGCTACACTGACCTCATGCAAAGACTGCGCAATGCAGGTTTCAACGTCGAGGTCTACACTTCCGAACAGGTCGCATCGCCGCGCGATGTGCAACGCTTCGGCCTATCGCCAAGTGAAAGGCTGTGGCTGTGCTGGAAAGAGTGA
- the sbcD gene encoding nuclease SbcCD subunit D → MSQREPIRILHFADIHIGMENYGRLDPETGLNQRVLDFVSRLKEIVDYAIEHEADLVIFAGDAFKTRDPNPTYQRAFARQIMRLSRAKIATILLVGNHDMPIIEQRASSMDIFATLDVPNVIVGREERLHRIETARGIVQVATVPWPQRSRLLKYEEHRGMTIEQLDQELERVLDDELRRLANEVDPSLPAILTGHFTIHGAVFGSERNVMLGRDTVIKLSSLCLEAWDYVAMGHIHKHQDVNPSNYPGVVYSGSLERIDFGEENEPKGFCWIEARRGDTQWRFERMDSVRRFVSIYADATPDGDHPTDAVLRAIERHDVKNAVVRVRVKLLQHQEAALRIRAIEEALEDAYLIAGIARDVQRDARSRIGVQNPETLSPEALLERYFLSKNTPRDHTDDLMRAARELMDAGTDPVN, encoded by the coding sequence ATGAGCCAGCGCGAGCCGATCCGCATCCTGCACTTCGCCGACATCCACATCGGCATGGAGAATTACGGTCGCCTAGACCCGGAGACCGGCTTGAACCAGCGCGTGCTGGACTTCGTGTCGCGGCTCAAGGAGATCGTGGATTACGCCATCGAGCACGAGGCCGACCTCGTGATCTTCGCCGGTGATGCGTTCAAGACGCGTGATCCTAACCCCACTTACCAGCGCGCCTTCGCCCGCCAAATCATGCGTCTCTCGCGCGCGAAGATCGCCACCATACTGCTGGTCGGTAATCATGATATGCCGATCATCGAACAGCGCGCCAGCAGCATGGACATCTTCGCCACACTCGATGTGCCCAACGTGATCGTCGGGCGCGAAGAGCGACTGCATCGCATCGAAACGGCGCGCGGTATCGTGCAGGTCGCCACTGTGCCTTGGCCACAGCGCAGCCGGCTTCTGAAGTATGAGGAGCATCGCGGCATGACCATCGAGCAGCTCGATCAGGAACTGGAACGCGTCCTCGACGACGAGCTACGGCGCCTGGCCAACGAAGTAGATCCCAGCCTACCGGCGATTCTGACCGGCCACTTCACGATCCACGGCGCAGTCTTTGGCTCGGAGCGCAACGTGATGCTGGGGCGCGACACGGTGATCAAGCTCAGCAGCCTGTGCCTGGAGGCATGGGACTACGTGGCCATGGGGCACATTCACAAGCATCAGGACGTGAACCCGAGCAATTATCCGGGCGTGGTGTACTCCGGCAGCTTGGAGCGCATTGACTTCGGCGAGGAGAACGAACCGAAGGGGTTTTGCTGGATCGAGGCCCGGCGCGGCGACACGCAGTGGCGCTTCGAGCGAATGGACAGCGTGCGACGCTTCGTCTCAATCTACGCAGACGCGACGCCCGACGGCGACCACCCCACCGACGCAGTGCTGCGCGCGATTGAGCGCCACGACGTGAAGAACGCCGTGGTGCGCGTGCGCGTGAAGCTGCTGCAGCACCAGGAAGCGGCATTGCGTATACGAGCGATCGAAGAAGCGCTCGAGGATGCTTACCTCATCGCCGGCATCGCGCGCGACGTGCAACGCGACGCCCGCTCGCGCATCGGCGTGCAGAATCCGGAGACGCTATCGCCCGAAGCGCTGCTCGAACGTTACTTCTTGAGCAAGAACACGCCGCGCGACCACACCGATGACCTGATGCGCGCCGCACGTGAGTTGATGGATGCAGGCACGGACCCGGTTAATTGA
- a CDS encoding alkaline phosphatase, translating to MNKRMVSMTAGLATAAFVVVSMLPVTVQAGRLSESSPRTGNVIFMHPDGAGVNHWMAARMYWYGPDASMNYDKLPAMAIYRGHMLDELTGTSNGGATTHAFGYKVEARGSFGKDGDGDASRLIKSLSGFNGSIMREAAAKGHPVGIVNDGNIGEPGTGAFLAEVPNRNDWDAIVLQIWDGRPGSKDPRPHVIMGGGERQFLPPGVQGVHGEGENKLLGSRNLISEALEADYVVLRTREEFEELRAQLEISPTYAPKVLGLFAHHHIFNDRPEEVLIATGYYTGTLPLTNTKESELVLYGTPVITPAGFNPPTVAEMTEVAITILDRVSKEVDKPFFLISETESVDNFGNNDNAIGVLTALKHADDAIGVALDYLGGEPNTLLLLAADSDAGGMQVRALQGPLTQTVTTVNFNPTGVEAEQINAKIDGLYGRDSFAFVSEPDQFGQQWPFAITWIGTPDVAGGILVRAAGLNSDLITAAFSERFDNIDVYRMIYLTLFGRLLPYPEGKLAPSR from the coding sequence ATGAACAAGCGAATGGTGAGCATGACTGCAGGTCTGGCTACCGCAGCGTTTGTCGTTGTCAGCATGCTGCCAGTAACGGTTCAGGCCGGGCGATTATCGGAAAGTTCGCCGCGCACGGGCAATGTGATCTTTATGCACCCCGACGGCGCCGGCGTCAACCACTGGATGGCGGCGCGCATGTATTGGTATGGCCCCGATGCCAGCATGAATTACGACAAACTCCCTGCTATGGCGATTTACCGAGGCCACATGCTAGATGAGCTGACCGGCACCTCGAACGGCGGTGCGACGACGCACGCGTTCGGTTACAAAGTCGAAGCCCGCGGTTCGTTCGGCAAGGATGGCGATGGGGATGCCTCTCGCCTGATCAAGAGCTTGTCGGGCTTCAACGGCAGTATCATGCGCGAAGCAGCTGCCAAGGGACATCCGGTCGGCATCGTCAACGATGGCAACATCGGCGAGCCGGGCACCGGGGCGTTTCTGGCCGAAGTACCCAATCGTAACGATTGGGATGCGATCGTGTTGCAGATCTGGGATGGCCGCCCTGGCAGCAAAGATCCGCGCCCGCACGTGATCATGGGCGGTGGTGAGCGCCAGTTCCTCCCTCCCGGCGTGCAGGGCGTGCATGGGGAGGGCGAGAATAAGCTGCTCGGCTCGCGCAACCTGATCAGCGAGGCGCTCGAAGCGGACTATGTGGTATTGCGCACGCGCGAGGAGTTCGAGGAACTGCGCGCCCAGCTCGAGATCAGTCCGACCTATGCGCCGAAAGTGCTCGGCCTGTTCGCCCATCACCACATCTTCAACGACCGGCCTGAGGAGGTATTGATCGCAACAGGCTATTACACCGGCACCTTGCCGCTCACCAACACGAAGGAGAGCGAACTGGTGCTATACGGCACGCCGGTCATCACACCGGCCGGCTTCAATCCGCCGACGGTCGCCGAGATGACCGAAGTTGCCATTACCATCCTCGACCGCGTGTCCAAGGAAGTGGACAAGCCGTTCTTCCTGATATCCGAGACGGAGAGCGTGGATAACTTCGGCAACAACGACAATGCCATCGGTGTGCTGACTGCGCTCAAGCATGCGGACGATGCCATCGGCGTGGCGCTCGATTACCTGGGCGGTGAGCCGAATACGCTGCTGCTCTTGGCGGCGGACAGTGATGCCGGCGGCATGCAGGTGCGGGCGTTACAAGGACCACTCACGCAGACGGTGACGACGGTGAACTTCAACCCAACCGGCGTCGAGGCTGAACAGATCAACGCCAAGATTGACGGCTTGTACGGTCGTGACAGCTTCGCGTTCGTTTCGGAGCCGGATCAGTTCGGCCAACAGTGGCCGTTTGCCATCACCTGGATCGGCACGCCGGATGTGGCCGGTGGTATCCTCGTTCGCGCAGCCGGCCTGAACAGCGACTTGATTACGGCGGCGTTCTCGGAGCGCTTCGACAACATAGACGTCTATCGCATGATCTATCTCACGCTGTTCGGTCGCCTGCTGCCGTATCCAGAGGGCAAGCTGGCGCCCAGCCGATAG
- a CDS encoding oxidoreductase: MINFAVIGINHNHIYGQVRALLGAGARFVSFYAPEPELAAPFAATFPQATRARNEAEILEDPRIHLVVTAGIPCERAPLGIRVMQHGKDFMTDKPGFTTLDQLAEARRVQAETQHIYSVCYSERFESRATVKAGELVQAGAIGRAIQTIGLGPHRANLSARPAWFFERQKYGGILCDIGSHQADQFLFLTGSTEAEVVAAQVGNIAHPQFPELEDFGDVIWRGNGGVGYARVDWFTPDGLGVWGDGRLIVLGEEGYIEVRKSVDLVGRAGGDHLFIVDRWGTRYVDCSDVELPYGRQLVHDVLNRTETAMSQAHCFLASELALKAQAAAHRLKPVAAGFMPAADGAQP, from the coding sequence ATGATCAACTTCGCCGTCATCGGCATCAATCACAATCACATCTACGGCCAGGTGAGGGCGCTGCTAGGTGCGGGTGCGCGCTTCGTCTCGTTCTACGCGCCTGAGCCGGAATTGGCTGCACCGTTCGCAGCGACCTTCCCACAGGCGACGCGCGCGCGCAACGAAGCCGAGATTCTTGAGGATCCGCGCATCCATCTGGTCGTGACGGCGGGCATCCCATGTGAGCGCGCACCGTTGGGGATACGCGTCATGCAGCACGGCAAAGATTTCATGACCGACAAGCCGGGCTTCACCACACTCGACCAGTTAGCCGAGGCGCGGCGCGTGCAAGCTGAAACGCAGCACATCTACTCGGTGTGCTACAGCGAGCGATTCGAGAGCCGGGCGACGGTGAAAGCCGGCGAGCTGGTGCAAGCAGGTGCGATCGGTCGCGCGATCCAGACGATCGGTCTGGGGCCGCATCGCGCGAACCTGTCTGCTCGGCCGGCGTGGTTCTTTGAACGCCAGAAGTATGGCGGCATCCTGTGCGACATCGGCTCACACCAGGCCGATCAGTTCCTATTCTTAACCGGCTCGACCGAGGCCGAGGTCGTGGCGGCGCAAGTGGGCAATATTGCCCATCCCCAATTCCCGGAGCTGGAAGACTTTGGTGATGTGATCTGGCGCGGCAACGGCGGCGTCGGTTACGCGCGGGTGGACTGGTTCACGCCGGATGGCTTGGGCGTCTGGGGTGACGGCCGGCTGATCGTCCTCGGCGAGGAAGGTTACATCGAGGTGCGCAAGTCTGTGGATCTGGTAGGACGTGCTGGCGGCGATCATCTGTTCATCGTAGATCGGTGGGGGACGCGTTACGTGGATTGCAGCGACGTCGAGTTGCCGTATGGCCGGCAGTTGGTGCACGACGTGCTCAACCGGACCGAGACGGCCATGTCGCAGGCGCATTGTTTCTTGGCCTCGGAGCTGGCGTTGAAGGCGCAGGCTGCAGCGCATCGTCTTAAGCCTGTAGCCGCAGGCTTCATGCCTGCGGCAGACGGGGCGCAGCCATAA
- a CDS encoding methyltransferase produces the protein MTTSVSDRRAARRSSRKRLPIESLPFKALHNFLPPVQLLGEEQVERLHEASMRILEEIGIRFMEAEALELWVSAGATVDRSAQIVRMDRGLVMELVGRAPKQFTLRARDPNKSLPVGGNFTIFAVTSGMPFVSDLERGRRAGSVEALHELVKLAHMCPPIHVVESQVTEPQDVPVWQRYLERGWAIFTLSDKPVAQAAHGRGVATDCLNMAAIVFGGHDEIKKQPVMVSVVNANSPLTYDTNMVEGIITYARSGQPIVMTPFILAGAMSPITMAAAVAQQNAEALAGIALTQIVNPGVPVIYGGFTTNTDMATGSPAFGTPEGAWAFFAGAQLARRYGLPYRGSGGLNTSKVVDAQAAMETQMSLWPVILSHTNYVMHAAGWLEGGLVCSYEKLMLDVEGLAMMQKLFEPVEISEATLALDMIREVGPGGHHFGTPHTLERFQTEFYRSTLMDRQNIGVWEEQGRQDAAQRALRVWKELLANYEKPPIDPAIEEALRDYIERRKAQPDRQPVIN, from the coding sequence ATGACCACTTCTGTATCTGACCGGCGTGCAGCGCGACGCAGTTCGCGCAAGCGCCTGCCCATCGAGAGTTTGCCGTTCAAGGCTTTGCACAACTTCCTCCCGCCTGTGCAACTGCTCGGCGAAGAGCAGGTCGAGCGACTGCACGAGGCCTCGATGCGCATCCTGGAAGAGATCGGCATCCGCTTTATGGAGGCCGAGGCACTCGAGCTGTGGGTAAGCGCCGGCGCGACCGTGGATCGCAGCGCGCAAATTGTGAGAATGGATCGAGGACTGGTGATGGAATTGGTCGGACGTGCGCCAAAGCAATTTACCTTACGCGCGCGCGACCCGAATAAAAGCCTGCCCGTGGGTGGCAATTTCACGATCTTTGCCGTCACCAGTGGGATGCCGTTTGTCAGCGATCTGGAGCGCGGGCGGCGTGCAGGTAGCGTGGAGGCGCTGCATGAGTTAGTCAAGCTGGCGCACATGTGTCCGCCTATCCACGTGGTCGAAAGCCAAGTGACCGAGCCGCAGGATGTGCCGGTGTGGCAGCGCTATCTCGAACGCGGCTGGGCGATCTTCACCCTCAGTGATAAGCCGGTCGCCCAGGCAGCGCACGGCCGCGGCGTCGCGACCGACTGCTTGAACATGGCCGCAATCGTGTTTGGCGGCCATGATGAGATCAAGAAACAGCCGGTCATGGTGAGCGTGGTGAATGCCAACTCGCCGCTCACCTACGACACGAACATGGTCGAAGGCATCATCACCTACGCGCGCAGCGGCCAACCGATCGTGATGACGCCGTTCATCTTGGCCGGCGCGATGTCTCCGATCACGATGGCGGCGGCCGTGGCGCAGCAGAACGCTGAGGCGCTGGCCGGCATCGCCCTCACGCAGATTGTCAACCCCGGCGTGCCGGTGATCTATGGCGGTTTTACCACGAACACCGACATGGCGACCGGCTCGCCTGCTTTCGGCACGCCGGAAGGCGCATGGGCGTTCTTTGCCGGCGCGCAACTGGCCCGGCGCTATGGCCTACCGTATCGCGGCAGCGGCGGCTTAAACACCAGCAAGGTGGTGGACGCGCAGGCAGCGATGGAGACGCAGATGAGCCTGTGGCCGGTCATCCTGTCACATACCAACTACGTCATGCATGCTGCCGGCTGGTTGGAAGGCGGCCTGGTGTGCAGCTACGAGAAGCTGATGCTCGACGTGGAGGGACTGGCGATGATGCAGAAGCTGTTCGAGCCGGTTGAGATCAGCGAAGCTACGCTGGCGCTCGATATGATCCGCGAAGTCGGGCCAGGCGGGCATCACTTCGGCACGCCGCACACGTTAGAACGCTTTCAAACCGAGTTCTATCGCAGCACGTTGATGGATCGCCAGAACATCGGCGTGTGGGAGGAACAGGGCCGACAGGATGCTGCACAGCGCGCGCTGCGCGTGTGGAAGGAGCTGTTAGCCAACTACGAAAAGCCGCCGATTGATCCTGCGATCGAGGAAGCCCTGCGTGACTACATCGAGCGGCGTAAAGCACAACCCGACCGCCAGCCGGTCATCAATTAA
- a CDS encoding anion transporter, which translates to MRGRMTLPSFAFHVAPSTGAAVIALITFIALALGEVPGFKLNRATIAMIGAGAVLVFGVLTLPEAERTIDLGTLILLLSMMIINAVLELSGFFTWVGEVVIERANAPATLLALVVVTSGVLSMLFLNDPVCVMLTPLVCGVVLRLKRNPMPYLIALACSANVGSVATITGNPQNILIGASSGIGYLYWLARLGPVAAVGMAIVFAVIWLLYPREFRGGRYAERISEAPAMIAPHHEGAPITLAQAETTIYASTLRKSLIVIALMLVAFLAGINVTVAAFIAACAILISRRFESARILALVDWPLLVMFGGLFIVTGALEVTGVSEQLFELVRPLAFAGTAPLALVTTILSNLISNVPAVLLFRPLVPQFADPTQAWLTLAAASTLAGNLTLIGSVANLIVAEQALKFGIKLTFMEYLKPGLIITMLTLVAAIVFLG; encoded by the coding sequence ATGCGCGGTCGCATGACTCTACCTTCCTTCGCATTTCACGTCGCTCCTTCTACCGGCGCCGCTGTGATCGCCTTGATCACGTTCATCGCTCTGGCGCTGGGCGAAGTTCCTGGCTTCAAGCTCAACCGTGCGACGATCGCGATGATCGGTGCAGGCGCCGTGTTGGTCTTCGGCGTACTCACGCTCCCCGAGGCCGAACGTACGATTGACTTGGGCACGCTCATCTTGCTGCTCAGCATGATGATCATCAACGCCGTGCTGGAGCTTTCCGGCTTCTTCACCTGGGTGGGTGAGGTCGTCATCGAGCGGGCGAATGCGCCGGCGACGTTGCTGGCCCTGGTTGTGGTCACGTCGGGCGTGTTGTCCATGCTCTTCCTCAACGACCCAGTGTGCGTGATGTTGACACCGTTGGTGTGCGGCGTGGTCTTGCGCCTAAAGCGCAACCCGATGCCGTATCTCATCGCCCTTGCTTGCTCGGCCAACGTCGGCTCGGTGGCGACGATCACCGGCAATCCCCAGAACATCTTGATCGGTGCATCGTCGGGCATCGGCTATCTGTATTGGCTGGCGCGCCTAGGGCCGGTAGCGGCTGTCGGGATGGCTATCGTGTTCGCGGTGATCTGGCTGCTCTATCCCAGAGAATTTCGCGGCGGACGGTACGCAGAGCGAATATCCGAGGCGCCGGCGATGATCGCGCCGCACCACGAAGGTGCGCCGATCACCCTGGCGCAAGCCGAGACAACGATCTACGCTTCCACGCTGCGTAAGAGCTTGATCGTCATCGCGCTGATGCTGGTCGCATTCCTGGCCGGCATCAATGTCACCGTCGCAGCGTTCATCGCGGCGTGTGCTATCCTCATCAGCCGGCGGTTCGAGTCGGCGCGCATCCTGGCTCTGGTGGATTGGCCGCTGTTGGTGATGTTCGGCGGCCTGTTTATCGTCACCGGCGCGTTGGAGGTCACCGGGGTGTCGGAGCAGTTGTTCGAGCTGGTTAGGCCGCTGGCGTTTGCGGGAACCGCCCCGCTGGCGCTCGTCACGACGATCCTGAGCAACCTGATCTCGAATGTGCCGGCTGTACTGCTGTTTCGCCCGCTCGTGCCGCAATTCGCCGATCCGACGCAAGCCTGGCTGACATTGGCGGCAGCGTCCACGTTGGCCGGTAACCTTACGCTGATCGGGTCGGTGGCCAACCTGATCGTGGCCGAGCAGGCCCTCAAGTTTGGCATCAAGCTGACGTTCATGGAATATCTCAAGCCCGGTCTGATCATCACGATGCTCACGCTGGTTGCAGCGATCGTGTTCCTAGGGTAG